TGCTTGGTGTTTTTTTGCTGAACCAAATTTACAAGTTGGAGACCACCTTTTTCTTTTTGGTTGCAGAAATTTCAACTAACTTTGGGGCATCTTCCTTTTAACCCTTGGATTACTCTAGCTCTAATTCAGAAGAAACACTGTGGAATAGATGAAATTCAACTGAAAGACTTGCTGTTGACTCCCGAAAGCATTGGGAAGGCTTTTAATCTTGATTCTATAACATTGCTTGAAGTTTTACGAAATCTTGAAAAGCTGGGCGAAGCGAAGATTATTAGAACAGCAGGGTTGGATGTTGTAAGAATTAAGCATCCAAAGCAACAGTACATTGATTGCGTTCAAAAGTATTACGAATCCATTGCAAATGAAAGGGCTTAATGTTATGAGCAAAATGATTCAAACTGCA
Above is a genomic segment from Fibrobacter sp. UWP2 containing:
- a CDS encoding DUF4007 family protein, which produces MGHLPFNPWITLALIQKKHCGIDEIQLKDLLLTPESIGKAFNLDSITLLEVLRNLEKLGEAKIIRTAGLDVVRIKHPKQQYIDCVQKYYESIANERA